The following is a genomic window from Triplophysa rosa linkage group LG11, Trosa_1v2, whole genome shotgun sequence.
TTAATTTGGTTGTTATCTAAATCAAATTGGTTTGATTCTTTGTCAACCCATCtacaattatttatatataaatgcaaGGATGTATTTTTATCCCTTAGCTCATTTACTAGATAACTAAAGACTTTGAACTATTtttgaatatataaaataaaatactatttGTAGAAATTATTGCAGAAATTGAAGTTAATAACTGTCAAAttctattaaaaacattttcataaaaacTGTTCTCTGACGTAATTCTATAACATTCCCATAACTCATTCTCCACAGATGATCGACTCCATTTGACTTCTGTTCAATAATTGAAAGAACTATTTCAGAATAAATAACACAACCACTTAGAAATTCtagaaaaactttattttatcaaTCAATTGGGTAAAACAAACTCAAAATCTCTGCTGTGAATAATCTCTTCAATAGTTGCAGTGAAGTGAGAACGTGCGTCTTTGACTTTCACAGTCGTCCATTTGTTTACATCAAACCATTTAACGCTCTCTCCATCTGCACACCACCACCCTGCATGTAGAGaaagaaatgaatgaaacacGTCTTCATTAATCTCACATATAACCAGATAATCGAACCAGCTTTTGTTTTATGCCAAACCTTGTGAGCTGCTAAATGGTCTTTCGTTGTTcaaaacaatgacaataaaaaaatctactctactctacattTTCCATTCTATTTGGGATAAAGTTCAGTGTATTATCTGTGACTCTGCCTGTGACGCTCAgataaagtcatttttggtAATGAAAGTTTTGATATCGAATTCAAGACATGATGATTGTAATCGAACCATGAGACCAGTGACGATTCACGGTTACAAAGTGAATCGTTTTACTGGCACTCAAAATTAATCTCTCACATGAATTTACTGTACTGTCAGCCAGCGGTATGCTACTAGAAGGCGCTCCAACCCCGTATAAGCACATGTTCGACTTCTTGCAGCATGCGCAGGCTGTGCAGACAGCTTATGACATTGCAGAACTGCGACTGCTCTGTGATCTTGAATTACTCTTGTGAGACTTTGAAATCACTTGTGGATAAAGTCCGCAtcgatccaggaagtcaaatatacatatctaataAGGAAAATCGTCCGCTTCAGAGCGGTATTCAGGTCTAagtgtatcccatcatgcatccCGTTCTGGATATAAATTGTCAACTTTTTGCCTGAGTTTCGTGAGACGTTTCGGAAAGCTCTCCAGTGCAATTAAGGTGATATCTTTATTCTATGTTTGGTTAACAtgcgtttttctttttttttggcaGGTGCTTTGATGCAATACAAATAAAGCGCTGTAAAAGTAAATCTGACTtgactatatactgtacagtcagggaaataattatttgatcccctgctgattttgtaagtttgcctgcttacaaagaaatgaagggtctataatttttatggtaggtttattttaactgatagacacagaatataaaaaaacagggaaaatgttatataaaggttataaattgatttgcatttcagtcagtgaaataagtatttgatccccgagaaaacataactttgtacttgctggagaaacccttgttggcaagcacagaggtcagacatttctgatagttggtcaccaggtttgcacatgtgtccggcaCATGTGTCTGGATACATTCGGATACACATGTCCGGATACATTCGGATacactagggtctagagactgactttaatgtgcttctccttaagccactctttgcttgtcttggcaatatgttttgggtctttgtcctGTTAAAGgaacatccacgacccatcttcagtgatctagttaaggggaggaggttctcgtccaagattttatgGTACACTGGcctgtccctcagcccctcaatgcggtgaagtcatcctgtacctgtagcagagaaaaagccctaaagcataatgttttcaacactgtagggatggtgttcttgggctcatggtcagcatttctctccctccaaacacaggagtccattttggtctcacagcactttctccaaaccTTTCTGAATCCTTTTGATGTTCATTACCAAACTTCAGATGAGCCAGGTGGGCCTTCTTgtgcaggaggaccttgcgggtgcttcaggatttcaatctattgtggcatagcgtgttaccaatgttttgcttgctaactgtggtcccaactgtcttgaaatcatgaacaagcttctttccaaataatcacaccaacagttgtctccttctcaccaagcttctgtctgtatcctattcaaggtttgtgcaggtctacaatcttgtcgctgacatcctttaaaacctatttggtctggaccatggtgttggagaggttgaactggaagatacagattctgttggcaggcatcttttatatacataacaagctgatttaggagaacTTTCTTAAAgcgacaggactaatctgtggtccatataggcacatgaccaatctgtggagccagaattcttgcttgttgctcggggatcaaatactaatattttgtctctatcagttaaaataaacctaccatacaattatagacccttctttactttgtaagcaggcaaacttacaaaatcagcaggggatcaaataattatttccctcacagTAATTAGATATCACATATAATTCCTAGTAAAAAACAtttgcacattttacacattaaatgtTTGCACTTGCTAAGCGTGTCCCAGTGGTTTTGAAATACTGCATGCTTATTTGTGCTCTTCACGCCCACTTGAGCACTCGGGTCAAATATAGGAAATCCGTCATGAAAGTAGTCAAGTGCAAAGACTGCAAGTCTGGGTATTGGGACAAAACCAATAAATGTGCGACAAACTCTTAGGATTCTAAAGAGCATTTGATTGAACAAGAACTTTGATGACTGCCAGTTTTGAATGCTTTTATCTTCTAAACGCGAATTTTCTTAGCGCTTTGgaacatataaaaatgtatcgATGTCCTGAAGGCTAACATATTGttgacaaaagtaaaaaaaaacttcgaTTTTTCATCTTTAATTGTAGTCGGAATGGACCAAATGACAAATGACGAGCTGAAaggtagaaaaaaatatatgttttcatTCTTTTATAGCACAGTTTTAGaccacatttggtttgttgggtggtggtcagCCTACTGATCACCTGGTTTccctccagtgtgaactctcacgTGTCTCTGAAGCTGATAGCCAGATCTGAAATACTTTTCACACTGATCACATGGGTAaagtttctctccagtgtgagttctcatgtgTCTGTGAAGGCTTCCTTTacttgtgaaactctttccacactgatcacATGAGTagggtttctctccagtgtgaattctcatgtgtatCTTAAGGCCACTGGTACTTGAGAAACACTTCTCACAGTGATGACACATGaagggtttctctccagtgtgactTCTCATGTGTATCTTAAGGCCACTGGTACTTgaaaaacacttttcacactGCTGACACGTGAacggtttctctccagtgtgaactctcatgtgtTCTTGAAGTTGACTGCCAGTTCTAAAGCTCTTTCCACACAGATGACATGCAAacggtttctctccagtgtgagttccCAAATGATCCTTCAGGCTGCCCATACTTGAAAATCTCTTTTCACACTGATGACACATGaagggtttctctccagtgtgaactctcacaTGTATCTTAAGTTGTGCTGCAactgtgaaactctttccacactgatcacACGTGTATAGTTTCACTCCAGTGTGAATCCTCATGTGAGTCTTGAGTGTACTTTCATATCTAAACTTCTTCTCACACTGATGACATGAAAATGGTTTACCTCCAGCGTGGATACTCATGTGGTTTCTTAGGTTATATTTCGTTGCAAAAAACTTTTCACATTGATCACACTTGAAGGGTTTCTCTCTggtgtgaactctcatgtgtGCCTTAAGGTCAGCTGCACatctgaaactctttccacacagaAGGCATGTGaagggtttctctccagtgtgaactctcatgtgtAGCTTAAGGTGACCAGTGCCtgaaaaactctttccacactgttgGCACGGGAATGGTTTCTCTCCCGTGTGAATTGTCATGTGTCTCTTGAGGTTACTCATAAttgtaaaactctttccacactgttgGCACGTGAatggtttttctccagtgtgagttctcacGTGTATCTGAAGGGCACATTTACTTGTGAAACCCCTCCCACACTGTTGGCATGTGAATGGTTTCTCTGCAATGTGATTTCTCATGTGTATCTGAAGGGCACTTTCACTTGTGAAACCCCTCCCACACTGTTGACATGTGAAGGGTTTCTCTGCAGTGTGATTTTTTATGTGTCTCTCAAGTTGTGCTTCACCTGGAAAACTCTTTTTACACTGATGACATGCAAATGTTTTTTCTCCTCTGTGAGTTCTCATCTGTCCAACTTCTGAGGATCTCTTTCCACGCTTTTTATCTCCTGCTCTCAGAGTTCCTTCTCTTGAAACATACGGACTTGTATTTTTCACATTCTGATGTTTCCCATCTGCATCATTCACTTCCATCATTTCTGAAATAAACAAATTGAATAGTTAAAACtcaaacaaaacatacaaatgaacaTCTGGGCCCATGTTGTTAAAGCGCATAAGAAATGCTGCCCGCATCAAGTTTATAtcgctgacactggccttcagaacccTGCAACTGCAAATTCACCCCTTTACCTaaactcactgctccaggtctacaccccctcccgtcatctttggtctgaaaatgagcaacgcctggttgttccatcacagcgaggcaccaaatcgcttgcaaaaaccctTTACTTGTTgcgttcccctgtggtggaatgaactaccagccGCCATCTGAACTGCatcatccttcacaactttcaaaaaacaactcaaaacaaacCTGTTCCCCATTTacttgactaaccaataactatctaaaaaaatattcttattGTTCATTGTCttctttgcttactccagctttaatcctcctagtagcatggccttgtaaactaacggtactgtgtagcatgtttacaaaatgtttaaatgctttCCTTATCTAAAGCGTCTCACAAGCcagatgaataaatgtaaatgtgtaaatgatgacagaatttttcagagatgtataaagataacataacataacataacgaCGCTGAatgtttattaccttagaatgagctattgtATGTTTCTGtggtagccctaaacggacaaactaaATGTTTCCTCcttggcaaagaagtgaaaacgtgacgacatctttgtcatTGTGCCAGGCACCgtaatgcttcgaaagggaggatcAGCAGTGGACTCGGTCTGAGGCCTCATGACTCCCCCTAATCACAGCCATGCTGACATAAGCACTAAATGCACTCCCACACGAACGAATGAATACTTGATTTTATACCTgccataattcaaaataaaagtaaataaaactttTCTTTCTTGCTGCTCACTGTGCTGTCGCCTGCATCAGTCggctgtaataataataaatgtgtcCAATTTCGATTTtgtttacagtacatacacTACCGCGTGAGAAGCGCTCCATCTGGTACGATAATGATTATAAAATATTGTAATGTATGTTTCCATGAGTTTATATGTTgagtcgtcagcaaagaatcttggcgttctattcgatagtaatctgtcatttgagagccacgtcgccaacacctgtaaaattgtgtttttccatcttaagaatatatctaaactacgtcatatgctgtcaatgtcagatgcagagaagttaattcatgcattcatgacatcaagactagattactgtaatgcactgttaggtggttgccctgcaggcttattacaaaaactccaattggtccaaaacgcggcagctcgagttcttacacgtacaaaaaagtatgaacatattagcccggttctgtcaaccttgcactggttacctataaagcatcgcgttaactttaaaatcttgcttattacctataaagccttacatggtttagctcctcagtacttgaatgaactccttttgtattacagtccttcacgtgcattacgctctcaggcgtcctgtcagttggtaatacctagaatttcaaaatcaagtgcaggtggtagatccttttcctatctagcgcctaaactttggaatagtcttccctgcactgtccgggaggcagacacactctgtcagtttaaatctagactaaagacgcatctttttaatcttgcatacactactcttccataatataaatcttcagagggtttaggctgcattagttagatcaaccggaaccaaaaacacaactgatgtacttgttgcatcaaagagtacagaacagtactctactctcagccagtcttgtctcattgttccaaggttaccacagcgagcaggatgcagttcatggcctgacctgatggtagagcggagaatgggaagtggggacctgacaagagctgagatgatagagctggataaagaaggacgcggtctcttgacatgtcttcaccacaaaatttcaaatgctattagattattaatgataatcttaaactataatttattttattattaagtttatttattttatttagccttgttgtgcaagttctctggagcttgtgcagaggcagcagcttttgccagaggggaactggaatcccctggttgggcctgggttctcctgaggttttttttctcgagtagagttttgggttcctcgccaccgtttgcatactgtttttgcactatttgcctgaccgggggggctgctttagaatcttaaagttttacttaattaatattgcatataggaatttgtagtctgttatatttgacatgtgcttctctctcctttatcctaaatgtgtgctctcactgagcgtgtgtgtgtgtgcacgtacttgtctgtgtacgtgtgtgtgtgtgtgtgcgcgtccgtgtgtgtgtgtctatgtttatgtgtgttagtacgtgtgcatattgtgtgtgtggagtgttttgtatgtgggtgtgtctgtcttctgtgttcaactttttcttgtttttacaggtacaactttaattgttttgctcatagtcaatatgtcttatgtacagctgctttgtaacaatgaaaattgtaaaaagcactatataaataaagttgagttgagttgagtgagtGAGCTGGTGAGATTGTATTTGATTCCGCTTGCATTGGATTCCAGTGGAGCCCTGCTGCACGTTAATTTGAGGGCGGATCTAATCAGCCAGTGGGCgggcattattcaaatgtgTGACATGTCACGGAAGTAACTGATATTCCAGAGCTCAGGCGTTTCTGGAAAGTGATTTCTGTTAAGGAGAATATCTCCCTTTAGAGTTGATTTTGAGCTTTATGACTTTGCAGATCTTTTTTATGCCCAAACAGCAACGTTACACACTAAAAGgggttaaaaaagaaaatagcaTCCGAGCAGctctttaatgaaaataaaagacatgaAGTAACTCGATCATACTGACATAACCATAGAAATAACCTCAAACTGATGAATTTTTGTCACCTGAGTTTAATGCTAACCATTAGCCTATatcagggctctcaagtctcaatCACTCACCGTGAGACACGCTCACACGTCACACCTTGCATTTCCCAAGATGAGAAATAAGAGATAACTCGTCCCGCTTTATGCAATTAATGGACGAGCCAAATTAAATGTGAAGATGAACGAAACGTGTTCGTTACAACATTACGTTCACATCCGATCACGGTGCATCAAGAATTTGTTTGTGTTCGCAGCGCTAAGCATCACAACCAATAATACACAGCGCATGAACGTAGCGACCAATCAGACATGAGTCACCGGCATAGAAGAGTTTTGTTGCAGCAGATACGACCAGTCAGACTCATTTATTATAACGGGAGTTTCATGCAGTCCAGTTACAATACCACAAGCAACAATGTTGTTGAAACTTTGAATAGCTCCTAACAGATGTGTTAGATACAAAAATCAGACTTTTGATAAAACTTAAGAATAAG
Proteins encoded in this region:
- the LOC130561114 gene encoding gastrula zinc finger protein XlCGF57.1-like isoform X2 encodes the protein MMEVNDADGKHQNVKNTSPYVSREGTLRAGDKKRGKRSSEVGQMRTHRGEKTFACHQCKKSFPGEAQLERHIKNHTAEKPFTCQQCGRGFTSESALQIHMRNHIAEKPFTCQQCGRGFTSKCALQIHVRTHTGEKPFTCQQCGKSFTIMSNLKRHMTIHTGEKPFPCQQCGKSFSGTGHLKLHMRVHTGEKPFTCLLCGKSFRCAADLKAHMRVHTREKPFKCDQCEKFFATKYNLRNHMSIHAGGKPFSCHQCEKKFRYESTLKTHMRIHTGVKLYTCDQCGKSFTVAAQLKIHVRVHTGEKPFMCHQCEKRFSSMGSLKDHLGTHTGEKPFACHLCGKSFRTGSQLQEHMRVHTGEKPFTCQQCEKCFSSTSGLKIHMRSHTGEKPFMCHHCEKCFSSTSGLKIHMRIHTGEKPYSCDQCGKSFTSKGSLHRHMRTHTGEKLYPCDQCEKYFRSGYQLQRHVRVHTGGKPGWWCADGESVKWFDVNKWTTVKVKDARSHFTATIEEIIHSRDFEFVLPN
- the LOC130561114 gene encoding gastrula zinc finger protein XlCGF57.1-like isoform X1, which codes for MENEDTEEQREMMEVNDADGKHQNVKNTSPYVSREGTLRAGDKKRGKRSSEVGQMRTHRGEKTFACHQCKKSFPGEAQLERHIKNHTAEKPFTCQQCGRGFTSESALQIHMRNHIAEKPFTCQQCGRGFTSKCALQIHVRTHTGEKPFTCQQCGKSFTIMSNLKRHMTIHTGEKPFPCQQCGKSFSGTGHLKLHMRVHTGEKPFTCLLCGKSFRCAADLKAHMRVHTREKPFKCDQCEKFFATKYNLRNHMSIHAGGKPFSCHQCEKKFRYESTLKTHMRIHTGVKLYTCDQCGKSFTVAAQLKIHVRVHTGEKPFMCHQCEKRFSSMGSLKDHLGTHTGEKPFACHLCGKSFRTGSQLQEHMRVHTGEKPFTCQQCEKCFSSTSGLKIHMRSHTGEKPFMCHHCEKCFSSTSGLKIHMRIHTGEKPYSCDQCGKSFTSKGSLHRHMRTHTGEKLYPCDQCEKYFRSGYQLQRHVRVHTGGKPGWWCADGESVKWFDVNKWTTVKVKDARSHFTATIEEIIHSRDFEFVLPN